From Rhodanobacteraceae bacterium, the proteins below share one genomic window:
- a CDS encoding TPR domain protein, whose amino-acid sequence MRAVAANPLHEAMQRVNGLLKAGEFRAARDALRETVEAHPDYAEAQRLLGGVTLMLGDAADAERILRRAIERDPEWAPTLTTLGELLLGSGRHAEAETLLQRAATTKQPDPHAAQVLARYYNDRKQPARALAITAPFCARDDVPTELSVQHVTALVALGRSGDAIEWCRKQLARSPDDAAAEQALATALQAANRHGDAESVARRALERGPRNATLCYTHARSLVALGEYARAETALRDCLRLEPQHVDAHGDLARLIWMRSGDEDEVTAALDAALQTFPNNDALWAAKAAVLQGAGDARAAWACLMARVERPQAPPALQVRAGLAALEFDSRIALDRAECALRAMPNDPTARTLQAAALLGVGDAQAALRTCDVLRRESPDDQYLLALQTTAWRMLGDARYAQLCDYPDLVVAYRLEPPPPWTNLADFLDELQRALGRLHDAFKYPLLFQSLRHGTETTNDLTRSDDPAIRALFSAFDAPIRDYIARMGEGTDPLRRRNRGTYKFNGSWSVRLRNDGFHHNHVHPRGWISSACYVALPGIMKDAASREGLLTFGEPGILTTPALAAQHEVRPGTGMLVLFPSYFWHGTVPISGTQTRLTVAFDAVPDR is encoded by the coding sequence ATGCGCGCCGTGGCCGCGAACCCCCTCCACGAAGCGATGCAGCGCGTCAATGGCCTCCTCAAGGCCGGCGAGTTTCGCGCGGCGCGCGATGCACTTCGGGAAACTGTCGAAGCGCATCCCGATTACGCCGAGGCGCAGCGTCTGCTCGGTGGCGTCACGCTGATGCTCGGCGACGCGGCGGATGCGGAGCGGATCCTGCGGCGCGCCATCGAGCGCGATCCGGAGTGGGCGCCCACGCTCACCACGCTCGGCGAACTGCTGCTGGGCAGCGGCCGTCACGCCGAAGCGGAAACCCTCCTGCAGCGCGCCGCCACTACCAAGCAACCCGATCCGCATGCGGCGCAGGTGCTGGCGCGCTACTACAACGATCGAAAGCAGCCGGCCCGGGCGCTAGCGATCACCGCGCCGTTCTGCGCACGCGACGACGTGCCCACCGAACTGAGCGTCCAGCACGTCACCGCGCTGGTCGCGCTCGGCCGCAGCGGCGACGCCATCGAATGGTGCAGGAAACAGTTGGCGCGCTCGCCGGATGACGCTGCCGCCGAACAGGCTCTGGCCACCGCGCTGCAGGCCGCGAACCGCCATGGCGACGCGGAAAGCGTCGCCCGGCGTGCATTGGAGCGCGGCCCCCGCAACGCCACGTTGTGCTACACGCACGCGCGCAGCCTGGTCGCGTTGGGCGAATACGCGCGCGCCGAAACCGCGCTGCGCGATTGCCTGCGGCTGGAACCGCAACACGTCGATGCGCACGGCGATCTCGCGCGACTGATATGGATGCGCAGCGGCGACGAGGACGAAGTCACGGCCGCGCTCGACGCGGCATTGCAGACGTTCCCCAACAACGATGCGCTGTGGGCCGCGAAGGCCGCGGTGCTGCAGGGCGCAGGCGATGCGCGCGCGGCCTGGGCATGCCTCATGGCGCGCGTCGAGCGTCCGCAAGCGCCGCCGGCCCTCCAGGTGCGCGCCGGACTCGCCGCACTGGAGTTCGATTCGCGCATCGCGCTCGATCGCGCCGAATGTGCGTTGCGCGCGATGCCGAACGACCCCACGGCACGCACGCTGCAAGCCGCCGCGCTGCTGGGCGTCGGCGATGCGCAGGCTGCACTGCGGACTTGTGACGTGCTGCGGCGCGAATCACCCGACGATCAATACCTGCTCGCGCTGCAGACGACCGCATGGCGCATGCTGGGCGACGCACGTTACGCACAGCTTTGCGATTACCCGGACCTGGTAGTGGCGTATCGCCTCGAACCGCCGCCGCCGTGGACGAATCTCGCTGACTTTCTCGACGAACTGCAACGCGCGCTCGGCCGGTTGCACGATGCGTTCAAGTATCCGCTGCTGTTCCAGTCGCTGCGCCACGGCACCGAAACCACCAACGACCTGACGCGCAGCGACGACCCCGCGATCCGCGCATTGTTCAGCGCGTTCGACGCGCCGATCCGCGATTACATCGCGCGGATGGGCGAGGGCACCGATCCGCTGCGCCGTCGCAACCGCGGCACCTACAAGTTCAACGGAAGCTGGTCGGTCAGGTTGCGCAATGACGGCTTCCATCACAACCACGTGCATCCGCGCGGCTGGATTTCATCCGCGTGTTACGTCGCGTTGCCGGGAATCATGAAGGATGCGGCCAGCCGCGAAGGCCTTCTGACGTTCGGCGAGCCCGGCATCCTCACCACGCCTGCGTTGGCGGCGCAGCACGAAGTGCGTCCGGGAACGGGCATGCTGGTGTTGTTCCCGTCGTATTTCTGGCACGGCACCGTGCCGATTTCAGGCACGCAGACGCGCCTGACCGTTGCGTTCGACGCGGTGCCCGATCGTTAG
- a CDS encoding Radical SAM domain protein, which yields MSAIPPARIKGRGAASNPEGRFEHVRHQAEDDGWQSALLDEAAPRPRTEVTEERARSVITRNDSPDIAFEQAMNPYRGCEHGCIYCFARPSHSYLNLSPGLDFETRLRAKTNLADVLRAELSKPGYVVKPINIGSNTDPYQPVEKKWRLTRAALEVLAECRHPCTIVTKNALVERDLDILGAMASEKLVQVFVSVNSLDNRLASKLEPRASAPHRRLQAVQALTQAGVPTGVLVAPVIPALNDRDMEAVLERAAEAGANTAGYTVLRLPWELKTLFREWLSIHVPQRAEHVMSLVQQMNGGRDYDSDFRTRMRGQGPFADLLRRRFEVACRKRGFHRARSLQLDCTRFTPPRKASPQGELF from the coding sequence ATGTCAGCCATCCCTCCCGCGCGTATCAAGGGACGCGGCGCCGCTTCCAATCCGGAAGGGCGCTTCGAGCACGTGCGCCACCAGGCCGAGGACGACGGCTGGCAAAGCGCGTTGCTGGACGAAGCCGCGCCGCGTCCGCGCACCGAAGTCACGGAAGAACGCGCGCGCAGCGTGATCACCCGCAACGATTCGCCCGACATCGCCTTCGAGCAGGCGATGAATCCGTATCGCGGCTGCGAGCATGGCTGCATCTATTGCTTCGCGCGGCCGTCGCACAGTTACCTGAATCTTTCGCCGGGGCTGGATTTCGAAACCAGGTTGCGCGCGAAGACGAACCTTGCCGACGTGCTGCGCGCGGAATTGTCGAAGCCAGGCTACGTGGTGAAGCCCATCAACATCGGCAGCAATACCGATCCGTACCAGCCCGTCGAAAAGAAGTGGCGGTTGACGCGCGCCGCGCTGGAAGTGCTGGCGGAATGCCGCCACCCTTGCACCATCGTCACCAAGAATGCGCTGGTCGAACGCGACCTCGACATCCTCGGCGCGATGGCGAGCGAAAAACTGGTGCAGGTGTTCGTGTCGGTGAATTCGCTGGACAACCGGCTGGCGTCGAAACTGGAGCCGCGCGCGTCTGCACCGCATCGGCGCCTGCAGGCGGTGCAGGCGCTCACGCAAGCGGGCGTGCCGACCGGTGTGCTGGTGGCGCCGGTCATTCCCGCGTTGAACGACCGCGACATGGAAGCGGTGCTGGAACGCGCCGCCGAAGCCGGCGCCAACACGGCCGGCTACACGGTGCTGCGCCTGCCGTGGGAACTGAAAACCCTGTTCCGCGAATGGCTTTCGATCCACGTGCCGCAGCGCGCCGAACACGTGATGAGCCTGGTCCAGCAGATGAATGGCGGCCGCGACTACGATTCCGATTTCCGCACCCGCATGCGCGGCCAGGGCCCGTTCGCGGATTTGCTGCGCAGGCGTTTCGAAGTCGCCTGCCGCAAGCGCGGCTTCCATCGCGCGCGCAGCCTGCAACTGGATTGCACACGGTTCACGCCGCCGCGCAAAGCCTCGCCGCAGGGCGAACTCTTTTGA
- a CDS encoding S9 family peptidase translates to MKSARHGLLLLAASAALAVAPALQAEAPPASASPKNAKIEQILAQRAKVKDIPAVALSYDGQHLAWIVEHDEQTELMLGTWNGQDAHAIAIPGGCREEGIRWAPRANELAVLTRCKVDPSNTEPISGAIWLIDATADKPPRKLADIQGFAQDMQWSRDGQRIAFLYVPGATRLPYATASGNPRVGVIGEADVQVQRVARIAASGGAPELLTPEGLYVYEFRASSIGNRIAYIAAKPPGDDNWWTAKLYVQDARSGAAPRVIVDPATVNGLLHGLQIALPRWSPDDARILFIGGLMSDRGATGGDIYGVPASGGTPADLTEGAKVTPSWFTFLDARSLLVNQIASGKVQVTEYTLAGNGARQTRLWFTAPGRIGDGRAALSVSLSDKLPRRIAYAGDSFDQPPEVHAGQLTTAPPPAVTAINKDLAHTWGKAESMEWDHDGFHVQGWLMYPANYDAHKTYPMIVYVHGGPSSATLPGWGSNATMLSEFGYFVLMPNPRGSFGEGEKYAQAIRNQMGYGDLDDILAGVDQIEKKLPIDAARLGMMGWSYGGFMSMFAPTRTQRFKAVVAGAGLSDWQSYYGENQIDQWMIPFFGASLYDDPAAYAKSSAINYIKNAHTPALIVVGERDEECPAPQSFEYWHALKTLGVPTTLVVYANQGHHIADHADQEDILRRTLDWFGKYLSAR, encoded by the coding sequence ATGAAATCCGCCCGTCACGGTTTGCTGTTGCTTGCCGCAAGCGCGGCATTGGCCGTCGCACCCGCCTTGCAGGCCGAGGCACCGCCCGCGTCCGCGTCGCCGAAAAACGCGAAGATCGAACAGATCCTCGCCCAGCGCGCCAAGGTCAAGGACATTCCCGCGGTGGCGCTGTCGTACGACGGCCAGCACCTTGCCTGGATCGTCGAGCATGACGAGCAAACGGAGCTGATGCTGGGCACGTGGAACGGCCAAGACGCGCACGCCATCGCGATTCCCGGCGGCTGCCGCGAGGAAGGCATCCGCTGGGCGCCGCGCGCGAATGAACTTGCGGTGCTGACGCGCTGCAAGGTCGATCCTTCGAACACCGAGCCGATCAGCGGCGCGATCTGGCTGATCGACGCCACTGCCGACAAGCCGCCGCGCAAGCTTGCGGACATCCAAGGCTTCGCGCAAGACATGCAATGGAGCCGCGACGGCCAGCGCATCGCGTTCCTTTACGTACCCGGCGCGACGCGCCTGCCCTACGCGACGGCTTCGGGCAATCCGCGCGTGGGCGTGATCGGCGAAGCCGACGTGCAGGTGCAGCGCGTGGCCCGCATCGCGGCGTCGGGCGGCGCGCCCGAACTGCTGACGCCGGAAGGCCTGTATGTGTACGAATTCCGCGCGTCGTCGATCGGCAACCGCATCGCCTACATCGCCGCGAAGCCGCCGGGTGACGACAACTGGTGGACGGCCAAACTGTACGTGCAGGATGCGCGCAGCGGCGCGGCGCCCAGGGTCATCGTCGATCCGGCGACGGTGAACGGTTTGCTGCACGGCCTGCAGATCGCGCTGCCGCGCTGGTCGCCGGACGACGCACGCATCCTGTTCATCGGCGGATTGATGAGCGATCGTGGCGCCACCGGGGGCGACATCTACGGCGTGCCCGCCTCCGGCGGCACGCCGGCGGACCTGACCGAAGGCGCGAAGGTCACGCCGTCGTGGTTCACGTTCCTGGATGCGCGCTCGCTGCTGGTCAACCAGATCGCGAGCGGCAAGGTGCAGGTGACGGAATACACGCTGGCCGGCAACGGCGCGCGCCAGACGCGCCTGTGGTTCACCGCGCCGGGCCGCATCGGCGATGGCCGCGCGGCGCTTTCGGTTTCGCTGTCCGACAAGTTGCCGCGGCGGATCGCCTACGCGGGCGATTCGTTCGACCAGCCGCCCGAGGTGCATGCGGGCCAGCTCACCACCGCGCCGCCACCCGCGGTCACCGCCATCAACAAGGATCTCGCGCACACGTGGGGCAAGGCCGAATCGATGGAGTGGGACCACGACGGTTTCCACGTGCAGGGCTGGCTGATGTATCCGGCCAACTACGACGCGCACAAGACGTATCCGATGATCGTGTACGTGCACGGCGGCCCGTCGTCGGCGACCCTGCCGGGCTGGGGCAGCAACGCGACGATGCTTTCGGAATTCGGCTACTTCGTGCTGATGCCCAATCCGCGCGGCAGTTTCGGTGAAGGCGAAAAGTACGCGCAGGCGATCCGCAACCAGATGGGTTACGGCGATCTCGACGACATCCTCGCGGGCGTCGACCAGATCGAGAAAAAGCTGCCGATCGACGCTGCGCGGCTCGGCATGATGGGCTGGAGCTATGGCGGCTTCATGAGCATGTTCGCGCCGACCCGCACGCAGCGTTTCAAGGCGGTGGTGGCGGGCGCCGGCCTGTCCGACTGGCAAAGCTATTACGGCGAGAACCAGATCGACCAGTGGATGATTCCGTTCTTCGGCGCGTCGCTGTACGACGATCCCGCGGCCTACGCGAAAAGTTCGGCGATCAATTACATCAAGAACGCGCACACGCCCGCGCTGATCGTGGTGGGCGAACGCGACGAGGAGTGCCCGGCGCCGCAATCGTTCGAATACTGGCACGCGCTGAAGACGCTGGGCGTGCCGACGACGCTGGTCGTGTACGCCAACCAGGGCCACCACATCGCCGACCACGCCGACCAGGAAGACATCCTGCGGCGGACGCTGGATTGGTTCGGGAAATATCTTTCCGCGCGCTGA
- a CDS encoding Lipase LipU, with translation MNPVIRNARWWLAALAAALACAPAMAATTHVDAQDTVHAPAYYDKINTARAQLMAQLYPVTVEQRRIGGVPTQVLTPKQGIAPAQRHRVLINLHGGAFLWGAGAGGLVEAIPVASVGRIEVITVDYRQGPEHLFPAAREDVAAVYRALLKQYPAKNIGIYGCSAGGVLTGEAVARFIHEHLPVPGAIGMYCGALAELSGDSAWIAPVLDGGAPTTSPLKLADLPYFKRAHASDSLVFPANSPELLKQFPPTLLITGTRDFTMSSEIQSQRLLTNAGVDAELHIWDGMWHSFFSDPEMPESKEAYAVMVHFFDRHLGH, from the coding sequence ATGAATCCCGTCATCCGCAATGCGCGCTGGTGGCTTGCCGCATTGGCTGCCGCACTGGCGTGCGCGCCGGCCATGGCGGCGACGACACACGTTGACGCGCAGGACACGGTGCATGCACCGGCTTACTACGACAAGATCAACACCGCCCGCGCCCAACTGATGGCGCAGCTGTATCCGGTGACGGTCGAACAACGTCGCATCGGCGGTGTGCCGACGCAGGTGCTCACGCCGAAGCAAGGCATCGCGCCGGCGCAGCGGCATCGCGTGCTGATCAACCTGCACGGTGGTGCATTCCTGTGGGGCGCGGGCGCCGGCGGACTGGTCGAAGCGATTCCGGTGGCGAGCGTCGGCCGTATCGAAGTGATCACCGTGGATTACCGGCAAGGTCCCGAGCACCTCTTTCCCGCCGCCAGGGAAGATGTCGCCGCGGTGTACCGCGCGCTGCTCAAGCAGTATCCCGCGAAAAACATCGGCATCTACGGTTGTTCGGCGGGCGGCGTGCTGACCGGCGAGGCGGTGGCCCGGTTCATCCACGAACACTTGCCGGTGCCGGGCGCGATCGGGATGTACTGCGGGGCCTTGGCCGAATTGAGCGGCGACTCGGCGTGGATCGCGCCCGTGCTCGATGGCGGCGCGCCGACGACGTCGCCGCTGAAACTCGCCGACCTGCCGTACTTCAAGCGCGCGCACGCCAGCGACTCGCTGGTGTTCCCCGCGAACTCGCCGGAATTGCTGAAGCAGTTCCCGCCCACGTTGCTGATCACCGGCACGCGCGACTTCACGATGAGTTCGGAAATCCAGAGCCAGCGGCTGCTGACGAACGCCGGCGTCGACGCGGAGTTGCACATCTGGGACGGCATGTGGCATTCGTTCTTTTCCGATCCGGAGATGCCGGAATCGAAGGAAGCCTACGCGGTGATGGTGCATTTCTTCGACCGTCACCTCGGACACTAG